One window of Cohnella hashimotonis genomic DNA carries:
- a CDS encoding carbohydrate ABC transporter permease → MVGKRSVGDYAFDIVNVLFLTAASFLFLFPVWYVAVSSLSSPAAVASGDVTLWPKGFTWQAYELVLKDSRIWEAYANTLFYVGAGTLLNLIMTTLGAYPLSRRQLLGGSAIMAMIVFTMFFSGGLIPSYLNIRDLGLYNTRWVLIVPAAVSAFNLIVLRTFFQTIPESLIESAKIDGAQDIRVLWSVVLPLSKPGLAVMLLFYAVAHWNSWFSAMVYLQDRSLYPLQLVLREILIHAQTSELTANVPQQDVTQVSATIRYATIMIATLPILLLYPFLQKHFVKGVMIGALKE, encoded by the coding sequence ATGGTAGGCAAACGATCGGTTGGAGATTACGCATTCGATATCGTAAATGTCCTGTTTTTGACAGCAGCATCCTTTCTGTTTCTATTCCCCGTTTGGTATGTAGCCGTATCTTCCTTGAGCTCGCCTGCGGCTGTTGCTTCCGGAGACGTTACGCTATGGCCGAAAGGGTTCACCTGGCAGGCCTACGAGCTCGTTCTGAAAGATAGCCGAATCTGGGAGGCATACGCCAATACCCTGTTTTATGTCGGCGCGGGAACGTTATTGAATCTGATCATGACGACGCTGGGCGCCTATCCGTTGTCCCGCCGGCAATTGCTCGGAGGCAGCGCGATAATGGCGATGATCGTGTTCACGATGTTTTTCAGCGGAGGGCTTATCCCGTCGTATCTCAACATCAGGGACCTGGGGCTTTACAACACCAGATGGGTTCTGATTGTGCCGGCCGCCGTCAGCGCTTTCAATTTGATCGTGCTGAGAACCTTCTTCCAGACGATTCCAGAGAGTCTGATCGAGTCGGCCAAAATAGACGGCGCTCAGGATATACGGGTGCTTTGGTCGGTCGTGCTGCCGCTCTCCAAGCCGGGACTGGCGGTCATGCTGCTGTTTTACGCCGTTGCCCACTGGAATTCCTGGTTTTCCGCGATGGTATATTTGCAGGATCGTTCCTTGTACCCGCTGCAGCTGGTGCTCAGAGAAATCTTGATTCATGCCCAGACGAGCGAGTTGACGGCCAACGTTCCGCAGCAGGATGTGACGCAGGTCAGCGCCACGATCCGATATGCCACGATTATGATCGCGACACTTCCGATCTTGCTGCTTTATCCGTTTTTACAAAAGCATTTTGTCAAAGGTGTCATGATCGGCGCGCTCAAAGAATAA
- a CDS encoding cyclase family protein, with protein sequence MRQLIDLTGTIRNGMWGYGHPFPEPLVQPLATVEQDGFAAHRMHLHSLTGTYLETAGHLYPDRELLGDVPLERCVLRAWVAQLPEKQELEAILPEELEAAVGGCLQPGDALLIATGWDRNWHRAGYTDRCPYFGEGTIDWIIDRGVSMLGVDVPSVQDPRSEGELSVLNAYYKENRLLLAPLVNLRAAEGAVPWQLVVLPLAIPELCASPCRAIVMRL encoded by the coding sequence TTGCGCCAACTCATTGATCTGACGGGAACGATCCGCAATGGGATGTGGGGATACGGCCATCCGTTCCCGGAGCCCCTTGTTCAGCCTTTGGCAACGGTAGAACAGGATGGATTCGCGGCTCATCGCATGCATCTGCACTCGCTGACGGGGACGTATCTGGAGACGGCCGGTCATTTGTATCCCGATCGGGAGCTTCTGGGCGATGTGCCGCTGGAGCGCTGCGTGCTGCGCGCCTGGGTAGCCCAACTGCCGGAAAAGCAGGAGCTGGAAGCGATCCTTCCGGAGGAGCTGGAGGCAGCCGTCGGCGGCTGTCTGCAGCCCGGCGATGCGCTGCTGATCGCGACGGGATGGGACCGGAACTGGCATCGGGCAGGGTATACGGATCGCTGCCCTTACTTCGGAGAGGGAACGATCGACTGGATCATCGACCGGGGCGTCTCAATGCTCGGAGTGGATGTGCCGTCGGTGCAGGACCCGCGCTCCGAGGGTGAGCTGAGCGTATTGAACGCTTATTACAAGGAAAACCGCTTGCTGCTCGCTCCCCTCGTTAATCTGCGGGCGGCCGAAGGCGCCGTTCCCTGGCAACTTGTCGTGCTGCCCTTGGCTATCCCGGAGCTCTGCGCATCTCCTTGTCGCGCGATTGTTATGCGCCTGTAA
- a CDS encoding right-handed parallel beta-helix repeat-containing protein, which translates to MNKRSANGLCRAIVFCLMLTLFAPAGRFEAAAAGTGDTGTSVAGSVYYLAADGSDQNAGTQSEPFGTITYASGKLRPGDTLIVGPGTYPGYLLINGQGKADPSSPAIEVRGDGTGEAIIQGGERSYAAYILSSRNIHLSDLTFTYANSGTTGVALYMHDSIDVSVNDSVFSDASVGVYVREGTDRFTISNSSFSNIRSDNGAITLYNAKNGQVYNNTMTGNYYGIQLIAQTTAGNTLYNNSLYNNDYDMYVRGDLNGTPTSNRFVNNIFGAAIKEPGTFLDQNTLDYNLYNTQSPTLTRILADSPTLSLAPLQAKSQERHGIIGEAQLANPGAGDFRIQEGSAAIGAGTDTYYSIADKDGTTRSLPIDIGAYKYDAGQGGGTQGKQYFLAPNGSDDNPGTLDRPFGTIAYASGKLQPGDSLYIRGGTYPGYMLIEGKGKGDPSSPAIYVSNYMGEKAVIQGGERSYAGYVLSSSNVKIKGLSFTFENSGTSGVGLYVHDARNVTIQHSEFHDATVGVYVREGSAGFELSGSRLYNISSDNGALTLYNASGGQVFNNLIYNSYYGIQLLDQRTQGNTLANNTMYGNSYDLYVRGDLNGLPRDNRLVNNIFGAKLKGADVSAAEPAGTFLTLNVLDYNVYNTQSPNLDSIVEGHGLTLDPLRAAGQERHGVIGNARLQSPDSADFHLPERSVAIGSGTPEGAPSEDLDAVARQEPIDVGAYAYVKSATGGNTYYLAPNGDDNNPGTIDKPLGTIVYASGKLQPGDTLIIRGGTYNGYLLINTKGQNKPDSPLIHVRNYASEKVVIKNDLAQTAYVGYVLFSSNVLIEGLGFTYRGTSKSGTAMIVHDSQNVTLRNNEMFDAECGIMIRQGSKNVTAYNNVIHGNNGYYGGLFLYDGAHDNRIFNNVVYDNVYGLGMAASATANNQIDNNTFYGNKFDVWARNLSGIPQDNSFMNNAFSSVLQNPESFLSLNEFDYNSYNLDAPGLTKEIIEGDGRLTLEGMHSLGLEEHGTIGGAAFRDPAALDFHLTAASAPLIGKANPERLPAEDKEGKSRAGSSDIGAYVYDGSAVRYVSPNGSDDNPGTKELPFRTIEAALSHAGDGDTIELADGVYPEALSIDGKDKLTIRGASSGAVLNGAMTVTDSRQILLDRLQLGDVTIQDTSEATVRGSVIDGRLVLSGSAGFVLDANTFSYDEDGAAVTLEGASGGQATNNLFVGNDTALALAGAGADGNTISNNDFYGGKRASVRFGHAGGSPANNVVQNNIFATRWIAEQADSLTANTFDFNLYDSRSLTSGVAAVESPAQSRTLPQLQQSGLEASGLLDEPGYLNEAGSDFRLYRYSAARGTGTDRNAPSVDRNGTPRTLPYDIGAFAYTGDVNTYYVSTSGDDANPGSAEAPFRSIRQAIALVKPGETIEVAGGVYEEPIVIHNKEGRKGDPYQLKAAPGADVLIRSEDGLTVDGSTSYWTIAGLSFEGFADRAVRVAAGAEHVSLLDLTIRGSGDSGVELDGTLDVVLNGLEIAGEGSFGIGVKVDNARQTTLDRLLVSGAEQAAVSIVDSRTSKVRSSLLLHSGSGLRLGASAEGVAVYNNDFYGNASTDVQVAATASGIKLKNNIFASAGKTAVVADRAAEVLALDMDYNAYASGTTSVVRVGAEGSASDLTLDDLRQQGKEAHGLTGDPLFADPGQNQFGLKSGSPLQGAGIKELDTPTIGYDGVAFLNPVDIGALFSPYSNKTYYVATTGSDSNDGSLESPWRTIGKGMKSLRPTDTLLIRGGTYNERVDIMGAGGSPELWYTVRNYPGEEVIMDTKFREDVGIKFVESSYWRIEGLKMTGYTGAAIWVTANSKYIDMNKLEIWGISNKEFVLYGTEGILGDGSFSSIRNSYIHDIAQDRMSQADHGIYIGYGAYNWTIANNVIDNAPGGGLQMYGLPVGSNDSVIVNNVFSRNKYGIIATMGARNTITNNTFYNNWYNDIYFDYNFTDGFIQNNVFYNDIPVGTKVRVEDAANQATKEATVDPTVFGMYHSEEDKEIEGNAFRNNTIVYKTYAPQIKNASYVKQAAADYMKADRANTYADIRIEADAGFVDADNRDFRLKKGSILIDAGVADLAPTTDLTGATRVNAPDIGAYEGESPETENPGENPGNEPGNPPGNGQGNGSGTGVGSEGDRSLKLDKDDMQANVRPDGTTYWTVKPEVRQQVLSALRQDGNGVVTLHATAGKNGSPADVVLPGAWLVQGISANKTFAIDIQTDSGSVELPAKALDRWASRMKRELAGGDIRVRIGTADDGRQADIRRLTTSLGAEASGEAVQFQVSYATADGETMMNGFGPGKLIKQLKATNAGSTVGLTLAKYDEAAGRLIFVPHTLRVDADGTVLASIVDGANGTYVLLRIQRSFADIQGHWAQANVESLASKLLLQGVAPTRFDPDAQVTRAAFTAMLVRALGLTGDGPTPSSVFGDVGGEAWYADSVAIATQWGLVQGTGGSSFHPDAAITREQMSQLLSRALALADAQSADGAVAASLTSYKDASDVSGWAQDAVRQAVSLGLVKGLADGMLAPQKPATRAEAATMLTRFLQRINGLNT; encoded by the coding sequence ATGAACAAAAGAAGCGCTAACGGCTTGTGCAGGGCGATCGTATTTTGTTTAATGCTCACTCTTTTCGCGCCGGCTGGGCGGTTTGAAGCGGCAGCGGCCGGGACGGGGGATACCGGCACTTCGGTTGCCGGCAGTGTTTATTACTTGGCTGCGGACGGCAGCGACCAAAACGCCGGTACGCAAAGCGAACCGTTCGGCACCATTACGTATGCCAGCGGCAAGCTGCGGCCCGGCGATACGCTCATCGTCGGCCCGGGTACGTATCCGGGGTATTTGCTGATCAATGGACAAGGCAAAGCCGATCCGTCAAGCCCGGCCATCGAGGTGCGCGGAGACGGCACCGGGGAGGCGATCATCCAGGGAGGCGAGCGTTCGTATGCCGCCTACATTTTGTCCAGCCGCAACATTCACCTTAGCGATTTGACATTTACATACGCGAACAGCGGCACGACGGGCGTAGCGCTGTATATGCACGATTCGATCGACGTCAGCGTGAACGACAGCGTGTTCAGCGATGCTTCAGTCGGCGTCTACGTCCGGGAGGGAACGGACCGCTTCACGATATCGAACTCCAGCTTCTCCAATATCCGTTCGGATAATGGCGCGATTACGCTGTACAATGCCAAGAACGGCCAAGTCTACAACAATACGATGACGGGCAATTACTACGGTATTCAGCTCATCGCGCAGACGACTGCCGGCAATACGCTCTACAACAATTCACTCTACAACAACGATTACGACATGTATGTGCGGGGCGACCTTAACGGTACGCCGACGTCGAACCGGTTCGTCAACAACATCTTCGGCGCGGCGATCAAGGAGCCCGGCACCTTCCTCGATCAGAATACACTCGATTACAACCTCTACAATACGCAATCCCCGACGCTGACCCGCATATTGGCGGATTCGCCGACGCTGAGCCTGGCCCCTCTGCAGGCCAAAAGCCAGGAGCGTCACGGCATCATCGGCGAGGCGCAGCTTGCAAATCCCGGCGCGGGCGACTTCCGCATTCAGGAGGGGAGCGCAGCGATCGGAGCGGGCACCGACACCTATTATTCCATCGCCGATAAAGACGGGACAACCCGGTCGCTGCCGATCGATATCGGCGCTTACAAGTACGATGCCGGTCAGGGCGGCGGAACGCAGGGCAAGCAATATTTCCTTGCGCCGAACGGCAGTGATGACAATCCCGGCACGCTCGACCGGCCTTTCGGGACGATCGCTTATGCCAGCGGCAAGCTGCAGCCCGGCGATTCGCTTTACATCCGGGGCGGCACTTATCCAGGCTACATGCTGATCGAAGGCAAAGGAAAGGGCGATCCGTCAAGCCCGGCCATTTACGTCAGCAATTATATGGGCGAGAAGGCCGTCATTCAGGGCGGCGAACGCAGCTACGCCGGCTACGTGCTGTCGAGCAGCAACGTAAAGATCAAGGGTCTGTCGTTCACGTTCGAAAACAGCGGCACGAGCGGCGTCGGTCTGTATGTGCACGACGCCCGGAACGTCACGATCCAGCACAGCGAATTCCACGATGCGACGGTCGGCGTCTATGTGCGCGAAGGCTCGGCCGGCTTCGAATTATCGGGGTCCAGGCTGTACAACATCAGCTCCGACAACGGGGCGCTGACGCTGTACAACGCTTCGGGCGGCCAGGTGTTCAACAACCTGATCTATAACAGCTATTACGGAATACAGCTTCTCGATCAGCGGACACAGGGGAATACGCTTGCGAACAATACGATGTACGGCAATTCCTACGATCTGTATGTCCGCGGCGACCTGAACGGCTTGCCGAGGGACAACCGGCTCGTCAACAATATTTTCGGCGCGAAGCTGAAGGGTGCCGATGTATCGGCTGCAGAGCCTGCGGGAACATTTCTGACGCTGAACGTGCTGGACTACAACGTCTACAATACGCAATCGCCGAATCTGGACAGCATCGTCGAAGGGCACGGCCTGACCCTCGACCCGCTGCGCGCCGCCGGTCAGGAACGGCACGGCGTCATCGGCAACGCGCGTCTGCAATCGCCGGACAGCGCTGATTTTCACCTGCCGGAACGAAGCGTCGCCATCGGGAGCGGGACGCCGGAAGGCGCGCCGTCAGAGGACCTGGACGCTGTCGCGAGGCAGGAGCCGATCGACGTCGGCGCTTATGCGTATGTGAAGTCGGCGACGGGCGGAAACACTTATTATTTGGCGCCGAACGGCGACGACAACAATCCCGGCACGATCGACAAGCCGCTGGGCACGATCGTTTATGCGAGCGGCAAGCTACAGCCGGGCGACACGCTTATTATTCGCGGCGGCACCTACAACGGCTACTTGCTCATTAATACGAAGGGGCAGAACAAGCCGGACAGCCCGCTCATCCATGTGCGCAACTATGCCAGCGAGAAGGTGGTCATCAAAAACGACCTGGCCCAAACCGCTTATGTCGGATATGTCTTGTTCAGCAGCAACGTGCTGATCGAGGGGCTCGGATTCACCTATCGCGGCACGAGCAAGAGCGGCACGGCCATGATCGTGCACGATTCGCAAAACGTCACGCTGCGCAACAATGAAATGTTCGACGCGGAATGCGGCATTATGATTCGTCAGGGCTCCAAAAATGTGACGGCGTACAACAATGTCATTCACGGCAACAACGGCTATTACGGCGGCTTGTTTTTATACGATGGCGCTCACGACAACCGCATCTTCAACAATGTTGTGTACGACAACGTATACGGTCTCGGCATGGCGGCTTCCGCCACGGCTAACAACCAAATCGACAACAACACGTTCTATGGCAATAAATTCGATGTATGGGCAAGGAATCTGTCCGGTATTCCGCAAGACAATTCATTCATGAACAACGCATTCAGCTCGGTGCTGCAAAATCCCGAGTCGTTCCTGTCCTTGAATGAGTTCGATTACAACAGCTACAATCTGGACGCTCCCGGCCTGACGAAGGAAATCATCGAAGGAGACGGACGGTTGACGCTGGAAGGCATGCATTCACTCGGACTGGAGGAGCACGGGACGATCGGAGGGGCTGCGTTCCGCGATCCGGCAGCGCTGGACTTCCATCTGACGGCTGCCAGCGCGCCTTTGATCGGCAAAGCGAATCCGGAGCGGCTGCCCGCCGAGGACAAGGAAGGAAAGAGCAGAGCGGGCAGCAGCGACATCGGCGCGTATGTCTATGACGGCAGCGCTGTCCGGTATGTGTCGCCGAATGGCTCGGACGACAATCCGGGGACGAAGGAGCTGCCGTTCCGTACGATCGAAGCCGCACTCTCGCACGCGGGAGACGGCGATACGATCGAGCTGGCGGACGGCGTCTATCCGGAGGCGCTGTCGATCGACGGCAAAGACAAGCTTACGATCCGCGGGGCTTCGTCAGGCGCTGTCCTGAACGGCGCGATGACGGTGACGGACAGCCGGCAGATCTTATTGGATCGCCTACAGCTCGGGGATGTGACGATACAGGACACATCCGAAGCGACCGTACGCGGCTCGGTCATCGACGGCCGCCTCGTGCTGTCGGGCAGCGCCGGCTTTGTGCTGGACGCGAATACGTTCAGCTACGACGAAGACGGCGCAGCCGTGACGCTCGAAGGCGCTTCGGGCGGCCAGGCGACGAACAACTTGTTCGTCGGCAACGACACGGCGCTTGCGCTTGCCGGCGCGGGCGCCGACGGGAACACCATCTCCAACAACGACTTCTATGGCGGGAAGCGTGCATCGGTGCGCTTCGGGCATGCGGGCGGGTCGCCCGCGAACAACGTCGTGCAGAACAATATATTCGCGACACGATGGATAGCGGAGCAGGCCGACAGCTTGACGGCCAACACCTTCGACTTCAATCTGTACGACAGCCGCAGCTTGACGTCGGGCGTCGCCGCCGTCGAGTCTCCCGCGCAGTCGCGGACGCTGCCGCAGTTGCAGCAAAGCGGCCTGGAAGCATCCGGCTTGCTCGACGAGCCCGGATATTTGAATGAAGCGGGGAGCGACTTCCGCCTGTATCGCTACAGCGCGGCACGAGGAACCGGGACGGATCGTAACGCACCGAGCGTCGATCGCAACGGGACGCCCCGCACGCTGCCGTACGATATCGGGGCGTTCGCGTATACCGGCGATGTGAATACGTATTATGTGTCGACGTCGGGAGACGATGCCAATCCCGGTTCGGCGGAGGCGCCCTTCCGCTCGATCCGGCAGGCTATCGCGCTGGTGAAGCCGGGCGAGACGATTGAGGTGGCCGGCGGCGTCTACGAGGAGCCGATCGTCATACACAACAAGGAAGGACGCAAGGGAGATCCCTATCAATTAAAGGCGGCGCCGGGAGCCGATGTCCTCATCCGGAGCGAGGACGGGCTGACGGTGGACGGATCGACGAGCTATTGGACGATCGCCGGGCTTTCCTTTGAAGGATTTGCCGATCGGGCGGTGCGCGTCGCTGCGGGTGCCGAGCACGTGTCGCTGCTCGATCTGACGATTCGCGGCAGCGGCGACAGCGGCGTCGAACTGGACGGCACGCTTGATGTTGTATTAAACGGGCTGGAGATCGCTGGCGAGGGTTCGTTTGGGATTGGGGTCAAAGTCGACAACGCCCGGCAGACGACGCTGGACCGCCTGCTCGTCAGCGGAGCGGAGCAGGCAGCCGTATCGATCGTCGACAGCCGGACGTCGAAGGTCAGAAGCTCGCTGCTGCTGCACAGCGGCAGCGGTCTGCGGCTAGGTGCGTCGGCGGAGGGCGTCGCCGTTTACAACAACGATTTTTACGGCAACGCTTCGACGGACGTGCAGGTTGCCGCGACCGCGAGCGGTATCAAGCTGAAAAACAATATATTCGCCTCGGCGGGCAAGACGGCGGTCGTCGCGGACCGCGCGGCGGAGGTGCTGGCGCTGGACATGGATTATAATGCCTATGCCTCCGGCACGACTTCGGTAGTCCGGGTGGGCGCCGAAGGCAGCGCGTCAGACCTGACGCTTGACGATCTGCGGCAGCAGGGCAAAGAAGCGCACGGCTTGACAGGGGACCCGCTGTTCGCCGATCCGGGGCAAAACCAGTTCGGCTTGAAGTCCGGCAGCCCGCTGCAAGGAGCGGGGATCAAGGAGCTGGATACGCCGACGATCGGGTATGACGGCGTCGCGTTTTTGAATCCGGTCGACATCGGCGCGCTGTTCTCGCCGTACAGCAACAAAACGTATTACGTAGCGACGACCGGCAGCGACAGCAACGATGGCTCGCTCGAATCGCCGTGGCGTACGATCGGCAAAGGCATGAAGTCGCTGCGGCCGACCGATACGCTGCTCATTCGCGGCGGCACGTACAATGAACGGGTCGATATTATGGGAGCCGGCGGCAGTCCGGAGCTGTGGTACACCGTTCGAAACTACCCCGGCGAAGAAGTCATTATGGATACGAAATTCCGCGAGGATGTCGGGATCAAGTTCGTCGAATCGTCTTACTGGCGGATCGAAGGGCTGAAGATGACCGGGTACACCGGAGCGGCAATATGGGTAACGGCCAACAGTAAATATATCGATATGAACAAGCTCGAGATATGGGGGATTTCCAATAAGGAGTTCGTCCTATACGGTACCGAGGGCATTCTGGGAGACGGCAGCTTCTCTTCCATCCGCAATTCGTACATTCACGACATCGCCCAAGATCGGATGTCCCAGGCGGATCACGGCATCTATATCGGCTACGGGGCTTACAACTGGACGATCGCGAACAATGTGATCGACAATGCCCCGGGCGGGGGCCTCCAGATGTACGGGCTGCCGGTAGGCAGCAACGATTCGGTCATCGTGAACAATGTATTCAGCCGCAACAAATACGGTATCATCGCCACGATGGGCGCGCGCAATACAATTACGAACAATACGTTTTACAACAACTGGTACAATGACATTTATTTCGACTACAACTTCACCGACGGATTCATACAAAATAATGTGTTCTACAACGACATTCCGGTAGGCACGAAGGTCCGCGTAGAGGATGCGGCGAACCAGGCGACCAAAGAAGCAACGGTCGACCCGACCGTTTTCGGAATGTATCATTCGGAGGAAGACAAGGAAATCGAAGGCAATGCATTCCGCAACAATACAATCGTGTATAAGACGTATGCGCCGCAAATAAAGAACGCGTCCTACGTCAAGCAAGCGGCTGCCGACTACATGAAGGCGGATCGCGCCAATACGTATGCGGACATCCGCATCGAAGCGGACGCCGGCTTTGTCGATGCGGACAATCGCGATTTCCGATTAAAGAAAGGCAGCATTCTGATCGATGCAGGCGTCGCCGATCTGGCGCCGACGACCGATCTGACCGGGGCGACCCGGGTGAACGCGCCGGATATCGGCGCCTATGAGGGAGAATCGCCGGAGACAGAAAATCCTGGCGAGAATCCCGGGAACGAGCCGGGGAATCCGCCTGGAAACGGACAAGGGAACGGGTCCGGAACGGGCGTCGGCTCCGAAGGCGATCGTTCGCTCAAGCTCGATAAGGATGACATGCAAGCGAACGTTCGTCCGGACGGGACGACGTACTGGACCGTCAAGCCGGAGGTTCGGCAGCAAGTGCTGTCCGCGCTGCGGCAGGACGGGAACGGCGTCGTAACTTTGCATGCGACGGCCGGTAAGAACGGATCGCCCGCCGACGTCGTATTGCCCGGTGCGTGGCTCGTTCAGGGGATATCGGCGAACAAGACGTTCGCGATTGATATTCAAACCGACTCAGGCAGCGTCGAATTGCCTGCGAAGGCGCTTGATCGATGGGCAAGCCGAATGAAGCGCGAGCTGGCTGGCGGCGACATCCGCGTTCGAATCGGCACAGCGGATGACGGGCGACAAGCGGACATTCGGCGGCTGACGACTTCCCTCGGAGCCGAAGCTTCCGGCGAGGCCGTTCAGTTCCAGGTATCGTATGCAACGGCTGACGGAGAGACGATGATGAACGGCTTCGGACCCGGCAAGCTGATCAAGCAGTTAAAGGCGACGAACGCCGGCTCCACTGTCGGTTTGACGCTGGCGAAGTACGATGAAGCTGCGGGAAGACTGATCTTCGTGCCGCATACGCTTCGTGTCGATGCCGACGGTACCGTTCTCGCTTCGATCGTAGACGGCGCGAATGGCACCTACGTCTTGCTGCGAATCCAGCGGTCGTTCGCGGATATACAGGGCCACTGGGCGCAGGCGAACGTTGAATCGCTGGCATCCAAGCTGCTGCTGCAGGGAGTGGCCCCGACCCGGTTCGATCCCGATGCGCAAGTGACGCGGGCGGCCTTCACCGCCATGCTCGTCCGCGCGCTCGGATTGACCGGCGACGGACCGACGCCTTCCAGCGTGTTCGGCGATGTCGGAGGCGAAGCATGGTATGCGGATTCGGTCGCTATAGCAACGCAATGGGGGCTTGTGCAAGGAACTGGCGGAAGCTCCTTCCATCCGGACGCAGCCATTACCCGCGAACAGATGAGCCAGTTGCTGTCCAGGGCGCTGGCGCTGGCCGATGCGCAATCTGCCGACGGAGCGGTCGCCGCTTCGCTGACTTCCTACAAAGACGCTTCGGACGTCAGCGGATGGGCACAGGATGCCGTACGTCAGGCGGTGAGCCTCGGGCTCGTCAAAGGTCTGGCCGACGGCATGCTGGCGCCTCAAAAACCGGCTACCCGCGCAGAGGCGGCCACCATGCTTACGCGGTTTCTGCAACGGATAAACGGATTGAATACGTGA
- a CDS encoding TetR/AcrR family transcriptional regulator, giving the protein MTEAHPDIRVIRSLALMEQALLRILKEEGIKGLTVKHLCKTAGINRGTFYLHYRDIFHLIEETAFFQGLLGAFEPFDYQDLMNHPDQAYPPLIKAFQYLHLHAALFKTLICSGAPAELRERLQYLTGTRMYENFKKSVYGKSESADYAVAYLGNAQFGVIQHWFMTDRALPPEDIARLLTQFIRKSSYLVE; this is encoded by the coding sequence TTGACTGAAGCGCATCCCGACATCAGGGTCATTCGAAGTCTTGCGCTAATGGAGCAAGCATTATTGCGTATCTTAAAAGAAGAAGGCATAAAAGGTTTGACCGTTAAGCATCTTTGCAAAACAGCCGGCATTAATCGCGGCACCTTTTATTTGCATTACAGAGACATCTTTCATTTGATTGAAGAAACGGCTTTTTTTCAAGGATTGCTGGGCGCATTCGAGCCTTTCGACTACCAGGACCTGATGAATCACCCGGATCAAGCCTATCCTCCACTCATCAAGGCGTTTCAATATTTGCATTTGCATGCCGCTCTGTTCAAGACGCTTATTTGTTCGGGAGCCCCTGCAGAATTGAGAGAGCGGCTTCAGTATTTGACAGGCACACGCATGTATGAAAATTTCAAAAAAAGTGTGTACGGTAAAAGCGAATCGGCTGATTATGCGGTTGCTTATCTGGGAAACGCGCAGTTTGGAGTGATTCAGCATTGGTTTATGACGGATCGCGCACTCCCGCCTGAAGATATAGCAAGATTGTTAACCCAATTTATCCGTAAGTCGTCTTATCTTGTTGAGTGA
- a CDS encoding aldo/keto reductase: protein MEYRYLGRTGVKVSEFSLGGASFGSRASEEESIKIIDEALDFGINLIDTSNIYGKGESERIIGKALKNKRQEVVLATKFGAEAADQVNQSGASRRWIRTAVEQSLSRLQTDYIDLYQLHLPFEFVAYEEILLTLNDLVKEGKIQHIGTSNHLGWQIVQAQNISDRYGFQRLASEQTPYSIINRKMEFELAEVAQRYDLSLFVYSPLSGGLLTGKYKAGEAARSDSRAAVLKGYADALDPQSADNKHKFEVIDQLQQLANESGMSLANMAIAFTQAHPAVTSTLWGPRTFEQLKSYMSGAQTRLGTDVLDAIDDIVPPGKRIDDKEQTWMPHWMNTERRRRHVY, encoded by the coding sequence GTGGAATATCGATATCTTGGAAGGACGGGAGTAAAAGTCAGTGAATTTTCATTAGGGGGAGCGAGCTTCGGATCAAGAGCAAGCGAAGAAGAAAGCATAAAAATAATAGATGAAGCTTTAGACTTTGGGATCAATCTGATCGATACCTCCAATATTTATGGAAAGGGGGAATCGGAACGTATTATCGGTAAAGCGCTTAAAAACAAGCGGCAGGAAGTTGTATTGGCTACAAAATTCGGTGCTGAGGCTGCCGACCAGGTCAATCAAAGCGGCGCTTCTCGTCGATGGATACGAACGGCCGTCGAACAAAGCCTATCGCGATTGCAAACCGATTATATCGATCTATATCAGCTGCATCTTCCTTTCGAATTTGTTGCCTATGAGGAAATATTATTGACTTTAAACGATTTAGTGAAAGAGGGGAAAATTCAACACATCGGCACTTCGAATCATCTGGGATGGCAAATCGTTCAAGCGCAAAATATTAGTGACCGTTATGGCTTTCAACGATTGGCCAGCGAGCAAACGCCCTATTCCATCATTAATCGAAAAATGGAATTTGAACTTGCTGAAGTCGCGCAACGCTATGATCTTTCTCTATTTGTGTATAGTCCCTTATCCGGCGGTTTACTTACGGGGAAATACAAGGCTGGCGAGGCTGCGCGAAGCGACTCGCGCGCTGCCGTGTTAAAAGGGTATGCCGATGCGTTGGACCCACAGTCTGCCGACAATAAACATAAATTTGAAGTGATTGATCAACTGCAGCAGTTGGCCAACGAATCGGGCATGTCGCTGGCAAATATGGCTATCGCATTTACCCAAGCTCATCCTGCTGTCACCTCTACGCTCTGGGGACCGCGTACATTTGAACAGTTAAAATCTTATATGTCGGGCGCGCAGACCAGACTGGGCACGGATGTGCTGGACGCGATCGATGACATTGTACCGCCGGGCAAACGCATCGACGATAAAGAGCAGACATGGATGCCTCACTGGATGAATACTGAAAGGCGCAGGAGGCATGTTTATTGA